In one window of Gossypium arboreum isolate Shixiya-1 chromosome 4, ASM2569848v2, whole genome shotgun sequence DNA:
- the LOC108457653 gene encoding NAD(P)H-quinone oxidoreductase subunit S, chloroplastic: protein MASSSSITLPTLQGSLFQSHFLGKSPITHRLHKPFFSVAKQPKKAFYAKFDLFEILGGRGLCNGEKGIEVELKRNVDEGSSVGNTDVESSDSTAISVPDDAFEKEMMGLTGGFPGGEKGLKKFIEENPPPAKQSVSDSVNIASLGKPKSPELPLLMPGMIAIVKNPNNPFYMYCGIVQRITDGKAGVLFEGGNWDRLITFRLDELERREKGPPMKNPKSVVLEALLEKDPK, encoded by the coding sequence ATGGCTTCTTCTTCTTCCATCACTCTCCCAACCCTTCAAGGTTCTCTATTTCAATCTCATTTCCTAGGAAAAAGCCCCATCACCCATCGTCTTCATAAACCATTTTTCTCGGTTGCCAAACAGCCTAAAAAGGCCTTCTATGCCAAGTTTGATCTATTTGAAATCTTGGGAGGTAGGGGGCTCTGCAATGGAGAAAAAGGCATTGAAGTTGAGCTAAAGAGAAACGTGGATGAAGGTTCATCAGTTGGTAACACAGATGTTGAAAGTTCTGACAGCACAGCAATCTCAGTTCCAGATGATGCTTTCGAAAAGGAGATGATGGGGCTAACCGGGGGGTTCCCCGGTGGTGAAAAGGGATTGAAAAAGTTCATTGAGGAAAACCCACCACCGGCGAAGCAATCAGTTTCCGATTCGGTAAATATTGCTAGTCTTGGGAAGCCAAAATCACCGGAGTTGCCACTGCTAATGCCGGGAATGATCGCGATTGTTAAGAACCCGAACAACCCCTTCTACATGTACTGCGGCATTGTGCAGCGGATCACTGATGGGAAAGCAGGGGTTCTTTTCGAAGGTGGAAACTGGGATAGATTGATCACGTTTCGACTGGACGAGCTTGAACGCAGAGAAAAAGGCCCTCCAATGAAGAATCCAAAGTCTGTTGTTCTTGAAGCTTTGTTAGAAAAGGATCCAAAATGA